The genomic window AACCTGAGTAGTACTTGCGCGTTTTCGTCCAGAATCTCGTCGGTCTGTAGAATTTCGATGTTTCGTAGCATCAAGGTGGACTTTCTTTTCGGATACCAATTTAAGCTTGAGGTGGCCATAGTCATTACTAGACCAATATGAGTGGCACTTCAGTTGTCCTCCTTCTGCTTCCGCAGTCAACATGACAATGACTCGTACATCTTGGTCCCAAATAACACTCCAGAAATCCTACAAGGTATTAgtaccaaaaaaaaagggaaataaGGGGAGCGAAAATACTGACTTCGAAGGTTGCAGGCAAGGGCCCTTGGGAAGCAATATAACGTTTATTGCTCCTTGATGCTTTGATATGACTTGCGTTAACATAATCACACGTGCCTTCCGTACGACCTTGTAATTTCACTCTGGCATGCTCGAACGGCCAAATATTGTTGTATCTGTTTTTGCTGCCCTTCTCAACACCAGCTATCTGAACATCATTAGAATTATTTGATGCTTCTGGCCCATTCCCGTATCGAACTCCTTGTGTTAATGCTTTTGTCATCCTTGCCAACTCTGCTTGCTCAATATGAAGAAATCTGTCTGAAACAATCTTGCCatgatcttctttctttgcagcCTTGGATAACCACCTGGGAACGACACTCATAGCAGATGGGTCTCTCGCCAGATCCTCAGGGACTGCAATATCTCTCTGACCCACACCATCCATTAAATCTTGATTCTGTCGAATGTTGCCGAAAAATGGGTTTGCCGCATTCTTTGTTACTGGCATGGCACATCCCCCAGCTACCGGTGCAACTCCAGGCAATGCCGTTCCAAGGGTGAGATTGATTCGGGATGGCTGTGAGGCTTGCGTTGAACCCCGATCAATTGACCTTGGAAAGTTTTGAGCAAAGGTATCAAATCCAcctttcaatatatatcttgtTCCATTCCAGCCTTCATTGGTGAATTTTTTCAGGGTATTAATAGCTAGTGCTGCATCTTTTTTATCCGAAGATCTATTGTCATAAGCAACAATGTATTTAGCTTGCCTCCATTTCGAAAATCTGGTTTTATCTTCCTCGTTTGTAAAAGTATCTTGAAGCTTCTGAAGATTAAACGAAGGCCGTTTCAACAAGGTAGTAGGTATGCATAAATTGAGGGCATTCCCAATCCTTGATTGTGAGAAAATACTAAAAGTTCGGCAGTCGAGTAGCAATAGTTCTATCGAGGGACAACGATCCATCATTTCCTTCAACTGTGCTGGCGTAATCATGGCTGGCCCATCTTCTAACGTCGACGGGAGTGTGTCCGCTCGCTGGTGTTGACGCAGTTGCGGTAATCCTGGCGACGGAGGATCTACTTTGTTTTGAGGTAAAGAAAGCCTAGGGTGTCTTTCGTCTAGAAGTGAAAGGTGGTTTCTTTGCATGGATGCCATTGAAGTTGAAAAACTGGCAGGTGACATCTGGCGTGGGAATTCGAAGAACGAAGGAGGGTTTGTCGAGGAAGAAGGCAGTCTCTCAGACGAAGATACATATGCTGAGTCCGCTCCActatcaacatcaccatccCTTAATGGTGCATCCCTATTTCTCGGAATGGATCTCGGTGACGGGGGTGCATCATGTGTATCGACCTTGGATGGTTTTTTCTTACTGTCTGGGCGTAGTAAGGAAGGACCTGGAGACATTGAGAAATTTGCCAGACCCCCATGACTCAGATTGAATCTGTTGTTAGATTCAGATTGCTTTTTGAAAGCCTCAAAGTCGGGATTTGAGTTGAGAGGTATGTGTTCTGGTGTGTCACCACCAAATGAGAACTAAAAAAAGATCCAAAATTAGAAATGATTTCACCCATGGGTATCTAATTCGGACATTGTACTCACTATGGAAGACGTGGTAGGACTCCAATTTGCTTTGGGCAAGGCGTTGGTTTCTCTAGGATTACTCGACGGTTCAACAATGAGACCGAAGTAATTTGGACTGGAGCTCCGCACTTGTTCGCCTTGAATACCTGGAGATCGTAAGGCGGAAGTCGGCGGCAGACTCTGCCCTACAGATGCAGGTATTCTCCCTGTTGCCGGACTCATCATTGGGGTCGTGGTAGATGGATTTGTAGCGGTTCGATGTGATTGCGAGAGCGAATGTGAATGTGGATGCGGATGTGACTGAGAAGACCTGGGCGAAGGTCTCGTTGCTGCTTTGACAACCATCTGAAGTGATGCGCAAAACCTTTATCCTTTTTGTTACAAGATTATTCCTTCCTCGCGTGGGCGACTGACTCTGTTTGCCAAAGAACCAATAGCCAATAACCAAATGTACGTTATTCGCACGTAATTGCCATCGTTTCTATGTACTGCGACGTGGAGTGGAAATACGGTTCTGGAAATGAGGTTGTAATTATCGAATGTGGTATGGGCAGGGTGATCGTGGTACTCGTAAATTGACCGGCGGGTTTGAAGGTGGATCGTGGTTGACTTTGCGCAGATGACAACAGATGACGccaaatctaataataaaattgaaagaaggTTTCTCGATTACTCTCTCAATGCCTgcttgtgtgtgtgtgtgtgtgtgtgtgtgtgtgtgtgtgtttgttgtGTGTCTGTATATCTTTTTCCCAAATAATATCCTCCTCCTTCGAGACGTGCGTCAGTTCAGAGTTCGAAATGGGcgaaggaaatggaagaggtAGGGAGAGAGATAGGTCTTTGGGATTCGATGACGGATTGGAGACGGGGATGATTGGCTTTGGGTCGAATGATACCGAATAGGGAAAGCACTCAGGCAAATAgagggagggaaagaaggaaagaaggctGATGGATTCCCATTcaggattttttttttttcttttcttttttttcttctcgtttcTTTTTGGTGACTAGAGGGGCGCTGTCACTTgaatggtggtggtgggtgggtgggttgACAGTTGAGTTGAGTTTCGATTAGATGTAGTGTACATGTAGGTAGTCTGTAGGGAGCATGCACAATgtagttggagttggagtggccgtgagagagagagagtgagtgagtgagtgagtgggccagtgggtgggatgggatgggatgggatgatgtggtgtgggatgagatgggatgggataatgtgagggagggatggattCTCGTTGATCGTTGATATTGATAGGTAGGCAGgctgtgtatgtgtgtatgtgtgtatgtgtgtactGTGCTatcctgtcctgtcctgtcctgtcctgtccttATTTCTCAAcacctatctatctctcctcttcttccgaGAGACTCATGCTTTGGAGAGTGCAGTGCGTGGTTAATGGTTCATTTCCTGGAGGAAAGGGAAGCATGAGAAAGGCTGATTGAGAGGGATCCGCACGTTTATGCCACGGATTCGGAATAGAGGAGGGTCAGATATTGGACCTGCATGGGTCAGAACGATAATATTCACTGGTTGGATTCGTTTCGTTCCGGTTAATATGGTTTTTATGGTTTTTATGGTTTTCCCCGATGGATGTGCATTCTCAATGGTGACGGAGggttttgatgatgatgatgatgatgatgatgttattTGGCGCAGatcattcaagaaaattTAAGGGTCGGACGGCTTAGGTTTCGCTGAATGGGTAGCTCGCGGACGGATACTCTCAAGCGTACAGAATCATTCTTCACATTTAAATGACGAATTTATTAAGTCGtgaatatatatgtatatagatagacATAGATATAGACATAGATATAGATGTAGATACACACATCGTTAGGtgtacacacacacatgtCGACATCTTCGTTTGCCAGTAgcggaagagaaagagatgagagggaagagaacCAAAAAGGGGGGCGGGCTATGTACGACTCCTAGCTCGCAACTAACTAGCACGTAGTCGGTCCCTCGTCCTTAGTAGGTGCTTCGAAGTGAGGAAAGATGACGGAATGAATCTACAAAGCTACTTGGTCTTTACGGGCCAAGTGGCGAGCTAGCCATTTGCCAAAAAGTCAAATAAATGGACAAAATGTTCTAGAAGGGCGGGCTTCGTATACATGTTTCGCATTTCTAATCCTTCATTTCCAGGGAGTCATCGAATGTCGAGATACATTCCTGCCGCTTCCTCAAAGCCAttgaggggagagaggaggaggaggaggaggaggaggaggatatcaacaaaaagctttcttttctttgtcATCTTCCGTCCAGTACGTCATTTGTTAGACTTTACTTGGCCATCATCATATTTCAATCATCATGAGCCCCCTTTGCAGACCGCACAGTACGCACACTCACAGTAACCATATAATGCCAGATCCAAGTTGTCGTGACTCTTAACCCCGATgtccctcttctctctttgcCTCCTTGCCTCCTTGCCTCCTTGCCTCTCTATccccctctttccctcttccttGAATCATGTGGTCTCCACAGACAGCTTATTCATCCTCTTGATGATTTCTACATTCACTGCTCGCTTCCGGATCAGCAGTTACTCGTTCTTCCAAGAAATTCCTCCATCATCACATTCACCCATCACCTGTCCAATAATAattccaagtccaagtccaagtccaagtccaagtccaagtccaagtccaatTCCAagtccaattccaattccaatagATCCAATCTCACAATCTCACAAGAAACCGATGATCCAAAAGTCTAGAACGTCAACAATGGCGAAGTACTCAAGTACAGCATACAAATGTCTTGTAACATCGATTCTATGCAACACCATGAACTGGAAATGGAGATTAGCCTTGACTTGCCGTCCGCGCATTAtcttttccacattccatcccatcccatcccatctcacaAACAACAATGAAAATACAAATGGGAAATCCCCAGATTTGAGATCAAAGCATTTCGGTCAAGGTAAAGAAAGAGTCCAAGTTCATTGATTATTTTCCGTGAAATACCCAGTTTgtagattgaatgaatgacgctccgctgggccactgccgtggaggcttCTTCGCTTCGCTCTAGATTTGATTGGCATAGTACAAGTGCAGACTGTATATTACTACCAGTATCCAGTATCCAGTATCCAGCATCCAGCATGGTAAATATGCATAGCATTGTTTAAATGGCCAATTTTATctctatttctcttctcttctcttctgcgattcttctcttcttctcttctgctccttctctcctccacAATTCATCAGCCCTAGGTCTCAACGGCGAAGTGACGGTCAACTGCATGCATACCGGATGCCAGATCAAATCTATTGACGTCATTCGTACATATCAACCTTGGGTACCCAGCACAGCACAgtacacatcacatcacatcacgtGTGCCACCAGCAAGCATGTTTTGGGGATGTCTCACATTCCGTCTATCGGacgtttcttttcttttctccgaTCGAATATTGGAAAATATGGGGGTTCGCTCGGCGTTTGCCTATCGCGTATTGCTTTGGATGTTGTGGGCAGCACGTGAGTCCATCGGTAATGCTTTGATTATTGAAGAGGACCATCTCCAAGACTTCATATCTACCTATGCAGCAATCAGgtgatttgggatttgggatcTGGGACTTGGGATTCAATATCGACTTTTCTATTGGATCGTGATCATTACCTATCTTAGAGTCCAGTTCATCTGAAGAATATGTGTATATCCAATGTTCCCTTCGCATTACTCGAGCATatagaaagaatgaataatCCCTACGTACACATTTCATGATTCTTTAATGTAAGCACACTCACTCATCACATCCATCACGTCACATGACTTCCCATCAGATAACCTCGTCAAGcttatcaaaagattatcaCTTACACAATTTTTCACCTGATagcttcatttcttcatccccTTATCTCCCACCATCATATCAAAACATATCAAAATACGCGGGGTGACTTCGCGAAAATGCATCTCACACACGCTAAATCTTAGATAAACAATTTCTCCGTTCATGCCTCCGCAATCTTCCTTATTGTGCCATCTCTCTGATTGGTTCTTCTCGTCCTTTTCaagggggatggggatgagc from Botrytis cinerea B05.10 chromosome 15, complete sequence includes these protein-coding regions:
- the BcPtpA gene encoding BcPtpA, whose product is MVVKAATRPSPRSSQSHPHPHSHSLSQSHRTATNPSTTTPMMSPATGRIPASVGQSLPPTSALRSPGIQGEQVRSSSPNYFGLIVEPSSNPRETNALPKANWSPTTSSIFSFGGDTPEHIPLNSNPDFEAFKKQSESNNRFNLSHGGLANFSMSPGPSLLRPDSKKKPSKVDTHDAPPSPRSIPRNRDAPLRDGDVDSGADSAYVSSSERLPSSSTNPPSFFEFPRQMSPASFSTSMASMQRNHLSLLDERHPRLSLPQNKVDPPSPGLPQLRQHQRADTLPSTLEDGPAMITPAQLKEMMDRCPSIELLLLDCRTFSIFSQSRIGNALNLCIPTTLLKRPSFNLQKLQDTFTNEEDKTRFSKWRQAKYIVAYDNRSSDKKDAALAINTLKKFTNEGWNGTRYILKGGFDTFAQNFPRSIDRGSTQASQPSRINLTLGTALPGVAPVAGGCAMPVTKNAANPFFGNIRQNQDLMDGVGQRDIAVPEDLARDPSAMSVVPRWLSKAAKKEDHGKIVSDRFLHIEQAELARMTKALTQGVRYGNGPEASNNSNDVQIAGVEKGSKNRYNNIWPFEHARVKLQGRTEGTCDYVNASHIKASRSNKRYIASQGPLPATFEDFWSVIWDQDVRVIVMLTAEAEGGQLKCHSYWSSNDYGHLKLKLVSEKKVHLDATKHRNSTDRRDSGRKRASTTQVTPPSPTTEDAHVIVRKFTLSHAAHPFTPMREITQVHYSSWPDFASPAKPSHLLALIHLANSMQRASASVTETPRSGEPEGENTRPMLVHCSAGCGRTGTFCTIDSVIDMLKRQRKEQKHGTTPMEFDDSSSGDYMGRGRPGKKADMDWVFDQDTDLVEKTVEDFRGQRLSMVQNLLQYVLCYETVLEWVAQQVMGNGNGKAGEGPRGNRDRSGSLSEYQY